In Oncorhynchus kisutch isolate 150728-3 linkage group LG7, Okis_V2, whole genome shotgun sequence, one DNA window encodes the following:
- the LOC109894365 gene encoding protein FAM177A1-like isoform X2: MDTEKSSNMVKEFESVELGDMRMKKQKVPRRTIYFASGETMEEYSTDEDEEVQVSIAVKTSADPSKLNWGPYFWFYMWRVATSTISVCDYLGERMASLFGITSPKYQYAIDEYYRMKKEEDEEEEENRLSEEAERHFEEEHNQEIQQPAMEQPEGKASFVNVSFELDQDPTPDANRCPAPIPT, encoded by the exons ATGGACACTGAAAAG AGCTCAAATATGGTGAAGGAGTTTGAGAGTGTGGAGCTGGGAGACATGCGGATGAAAAAGCAGAAGGTGCCCCGTAGAACGATTTACTTTGCCAGTGGCGAGACCATGGAGGAATACAGCACAGATGAAGATGAGGAAGTGCAAGTTTCTATCGCTGTTAAGACCTCAGCTGACCCG TCCAAGTTGAATTGGGGTCCATACTTTTGGTTTTACATGTGGAGAGTGGCAACCTCTACTATTTCAG TTTGTGACTATCTTGGGGAGAGAATGGCCTCATTGTTCGGAATTACCTCACCCAAGTACCAGTATGCTATTGACGAGTACtacagaatgaaaaaggag gaggatgaggaggaggaggagaaccggCTGTCTGAGGAGGCAGAACGTCATTTTGAAGAAGAGCACAACCAGGAGATCCAGCAGCCAGCCATGGAGCAGCCGGAGGGCAAAGCCTCCTTTGTCAACGTCAGCTTCGAGCTGGATCAAGATCCCACACCTGATGCCAATCGATGTCCTGCCCCCATCCCCACCTAA
- the LOC109894365 gene encoding protein FAM177A1-like isoform X1, with translation MLQETVLRKWKSSNMVKEFESVELGDMRMKKQKVPRRTIYFASGETMEEYSTDEDEEVQVSIAVKTSADPSKLNWGPYFWFYMWRVATSTISVCDYLGERMASLFGITSPKYQYAIDEYYRMKKEEDEEEEENRLSEEAERHFEEEHNQEIQQPAMEQPEGKASFVNVSFELDQDPTPDANRCPAPIPT, from the exons atgcttcaggaaacagtgcttcgaaAGTGGAAA AGCTCAAATATGGTGAAGGAGTTTGAGAGTGTGGAGCTGGGAGACATGCGGATGAAAAAGCAGAAGGTGCCCCGTAGAACGATTTACTTTGCCAGTGGCGAGACCATGGAGGAATACAGCACAGATGAAGATGAGGAAGTGCAAGTTTCTATCGCTGTTAAGACCTCAGCTGACCCG TCCAAGTTGAATTGGGGTCCATACTTTTGGTTTTACATGTGGAGAGTGGCAACCTCTACTATTTCAG TTTGTGACTATCTTGGGGAGAGAATGGCCTCATTGTTCGGAATTACCTCACCCAAGTACCAGTATGCTATTGACGAGTACtacagaatgaaaaaggag gaggatgaggaggaggaggagaaccggCTGTCTGAGGAGGCAGAACGTCATTTTGAAGAAGAGCACAACCAGGAGATCCAGCAGCCAGCCATGGAGCAGCCGGAGGGCAAAGCCTCCTTTGTCAACGTCAGCTTCGAGCTGGATCAAGATCCCACACCTGATGCCAATCGATGTCCTGCCCCCATCCCCACCTAA